In the Embleya scabrispora genome, AACCCGACAAGTGCCTCGGATGGGGATGGTGGCACCCCCACGACCTCCCCGACCCCACCGTCGACTACACCCGCACCGCGATCCACGCCATCAAGGCCGGCCGCCTCTACACCGAGCTCGGGTGGGCATGACACCGACCGCGCACCACCCGCGCGGACGCCGCCGAAAGCCTTCCTTCGTCGGCCCACGCGCCGAATCCACACCCCACCCCGCGAACACAGAAAACCACTCCACCCGCCGGCCCGAACCGACCCGCCACGCCGGACACCGAAGGCAACACACGAAGGACCCACATGGAACCCGACGCACACCCCGGAAACGGCAACCCGGTCGACGTGCACGTGCTGCTGTATCGCGAAAACGAACTGCTGTTCCTGCGCCGCAGCCGAACCTCCCCCTACGCCCCCGGACTGCTGTGTCTGCCCTCGGGCAAGGTCGAACCCGGCGAGGACGTCGTCACCGCCGCCGTCCGCGAAACCCGTGAGGAGACCGGCGTCGTCCTGCACCCGGCCATGCTCCGCTGCGACCTCGTCCTGCAACACCGGCCACCCCGCGGGCCGTTGCGCATCGGCTGGTTCCTCACCGCCGAGGGATGGCCCGGCGCACGCCACCCCACCACCCCCGACACCGTCCACAACGCCGAACCCCACAAACACGACGAACTCCTCTGGGCCGACCCCGACAACCCACCCCACAACCTCGTCGCCTACACCCGAGCCGCCCTCGAAGCCATCCGCACCGGCACCCCCTACGCCCTCCACCTCCAACAACCCCACGACACCGTCCACGACGACGGCCACCCCACACGACGCCTGACCTCTATCCGCGCCGCCGACCACGGCAACGAACCGCTGCGCCGCGAACTCGGACTTCGCCCCGCCCCACGCATGGGCCGGCGCTGGGCCTGGCACCCCGACGAGCCCGTGCCCGACACGCTGCCCGTCGCCCAGTCCTCGGGGTGGCTGTTCGCCGACGACGGCCGCGTGCTCCTGGTCGCCGACCAAGGACTGCTCGCGCTGCCCGGAGGCGGCACCGACGCCGGCGACGCCGACCCGTGGGCGACGCTCACCCGCGAGGCGTACGAGGAAGCCGGCGCCGTACCAGGCGCGCACACCTACCTCGGCTACCTCCACGACCACGACGCCCTCATTTACGGCGGCGCCCCCGTCGCCCGTATCCGCTACGCGGCCCGCCTCGCCCGCCTGGGCCCGGCGCAGCCGGATCCGGCGACCGGACGGGAATGGCGTCGCCTCCTGGTCAACCCGGCAACCGCCGTCGACCTCCTGGGCTGGGGCCGCGACGGACTGCGCGAGGCGCACACGGCGCAGCGTCGCGCGCACGAGGTCCTCGGCGTACCCGTCGCGGGGGAGAGGTCCGTCGTCGAGGTCCCGCGCGATGGGCTGTCGATGCGGCCGGAACGGGCGCGCGGCTGAACCGGGCCCGTGCCGGGTCGCGGGCTCGATCGCTCTCGACATCACGCCACTGCGGCCGGACGGTCGAGGCGATCGCGGCGGTGCGCGCGATCGTGGTGGCGGTACTCCCGGGGGTGACGGTCGGTGTCCCGGCGCAGGACGGGCACGGCCATGGTGCGCAGGATGGTGATGGCTTCTTCGTACAGGTCGAGTTCGCGGGTGACGTTGTCGGGGTCGTCCTCGAACCGGTGGTGGGATCTCCCGTTGCGTCGGGCGACCAGCTCGGCGTCTACTTCGAGCCCCGGCCACCGCAGCCTCGGTGTGCAGGAGCGCCACTCCGGGCGCCGTGGGCCAGCGACGCGCACCCCCAGGGCTGGGTTCACGTCGGGACCCGGAGGGACGAGCAGGCCGACCACCTCGTTGAATGCGGCCTCGCGGTCGAGGAACGCCGCAGGGCGAGCGAATGCCGTCGCACGGCACCACCGCCGAGTGCGTCCGACAGCCACTGCGGCTACGGGTCCCGACTCTTGCGGAGACTTCGGGCATTGCCGACGCCATCCCCGAGCGCACCCCGTGGAACGTCCCGGCGGCGGCGCGCCAATGAAGTACCCGCCTGGTGCCCGGGTTTCGCGGCGAGGACGGTTCGGCATCCGAAGTGTTCACCGGGGTTCCGGCCGTGATCCGGTGTACCGTCCCGGTTCGGCCGGTTGACCCGGCCGGAATCGGTGTTTGCCGTTCTGAGAGGATCGAGGGCCACGCCGGTCGGATCACGAGACGCTCCGGCAACCGACGTGAGGAGCGACCGCCATGACCGAGGGCTCCGGGAGTTCTACGAGGAACTCGACGAATTCCTTGAGGAGGCGGGCTATGCGTGGATCATGGATGCCAACCTTGCACGGCTGCGGCACATCGATCCGGACGCGGCCCTGATCACCGTCGACTTCGTTGACGCCCTCTGCGACCCTCGCCTGTACAAGGAACAGGGCCGGTCGCATCGCGCGTATACGGCCGTCAAGGACGCACAGGGGCGCCTCGACCTGTGGGACTCCCTCTTCGACGGCACCCGCGACGCGGACGAGGAGTCCTCCGCGGCGTAGTGTGGCTCCGCCGTCGTGGAGCATGCGCCGAATCGGAGCAGGTTGTTCGCCGCCGACGCTCCCGCGGATTCGCGACGTTGCCCGGGGGAATGGATCGGTTTCGGTCCGCCGGGGTTCCACCTGGCGACGCCGTGCAACACCGCGTTCACCCTCACACGTTCGGCCATGGCGATACCCACCGCGATTCCCGGGCCGGGCCGAGTGCCCGACCCGGGGGAGTGTCGGGAATTCCCCGCGGGCGCGTCGAGGCCGCGGTGAAAGTTCACGGTGAGCCGTGTGGACGTCACTCGTCGATGGTCGCGAAGCGGTCGCCCCCGTAGGGGGTTTCCGTGTCCGTGGGGGATTCGGCGTTGCTTCGGTCGCGTCGGGGTGGCCTCGGACGATCGACAGGCCAGCGCGCGGCCCGGTAGAGCGGCGGGATGTTCTTGTCGCCCTTCCGGGGCGGGTTGAGCGTGCGCACCATGGCGCAGTCCGGGGTGAGGGTCAGTGTGACCTTCCGTCCGGATACCGTGATCGAACCGGGTCCGATGCTCACCTTGCCTTCGCTCGGCCTGCGCAGGAGAACGTCCAGTACGCGTGTCAGCGCCTCGCAGCGCTCTTCCAGCGGCACCTTGGCGAAGAACGGACTGTTCAGCGCGTCGGCGTGGAAGACGACATGCGGGCGACGCCCGACGTGGCGAACGCGGGCCTCTTCCGTGACGGGCCGCCGGGGCGAC is a window encoding:
- a CDS encoding NUDIX hydrolase, coding for MEPDAHPGNGNPVDVHVLLYRENELLFLRRSRTSPYAPGLLCLPSGKVEPGEDVVTAAVRETREETGVVLHPAMLRCDLVLQHRPPRGPLRIGWFLTAEGWPGARHPTTPDTVHNAEPHKHDELLWADPDNPPHNLVAYTRAALEAIRTGTPYALHLQQPHDTVHDDGHPTRRLTSIRAADHGNEPLRRELGLRPAPRMGRRWAWHPDEPVPDTLPVAQSSGWLFADDGRVLLVADQGLLALPGGGTDAGDADPWATLTREAYEEAGAVPGAHTYLGYLHDHDALIYGGAPVARIRYAARLARLGPAQPDPATGREWRRLLVNPATAVDLLGWGRDGLREAHTAQRRAHEVLGVPVAGERSVVEVPRDGLSMRPERARG